The Shewanella sp. MTB7 genome includes a window with the following:
- the ctaD gene encoding cytochrome c oxidase subunit I produces MTSLTHEEHDKVEPELNEADHHDEHHEPLPSGIKRWLFTTNHKDIGTLYLWFSFIMFLTGGAMAMVIRAELFQPGLQLIEPNFFNQMTTVHGLIMVFGAVMPAFTGLANWLIPMMIGAPDMALPRMNNWSFWILPFAFAILLSSLFMEGGGPNFGWTFYAPLSTAYSPDSTALFVFSVHIMGMSSIMGAINVIVTIVNMRAPGMTWMKLPLFVWTWLITAFLLIAVMPVLAGTVTMVLTDKYFGTSFFDAAGGGDPVMFQHIFWFFGHPEVYIMILPSFGIISAIVPTFSRKPLFGYSSMVYATASIAILSFLVWAHHMFTTGMPVFAELFFMYCTMLIAVPTGVKVFNWVATMWRGSITFETPMLFAIAFIILFTIGGFSGLMLAITPADFQYHDTYFVVAHFHYVLVTGAIFSIMAAVYYWIPKWTGYMYDEKWGKIHFWCSVISVNVLFFPMHFLGLAGMPRRIPDYAVQFADVNQIVSIGGFAFGLSQFILLYVVIKCIRGGVKAPAKPWEGAEGLEWTIPSPAPYHSFTTPPEVK; encoded by the coding sequence ATGACTAGTTTAACGCACGAAGAACATGACAAAGTTGAGCCAGAACTCAATGAAGCAGATCATCATGATGAACATCATGAACCACTACCAAGCGGTATCAAACGCTGGCTTTTTACGACTAACCACAAAGACATAGGCACACTCTACCTTTGGTTCAGCTTCATCATGTTCCTGACGGGTGGCGCTATGGCAATGGTTATTCGAGCTGAACTCTTTCAGCCCGGGTTGCAACTTATCGAGCCTAATTTTTTCAATCAGATGACCACGGTCCACGGGCTGATAATGGTATTTGGCGCGGTGATGCCCGCTTTCACCGGATTAGCTAACTGGCTAATTCCGATGATGATTGGCGCTCCAGATATGGCTCTTCCCAGAATGAATAACTGGAGTTTCTGGATTTTACCTTTTGCCTTTGCCATCTTATTGAGCTCGCTCTTTATGGAAGGTGGTGGACCCAACTTTGGTTGGACCTTCTACGCTCCACTGTCGACAGCATATAGTCCGGATAGTACGGCTCTGTTCGTATTTTCAGTGCACATTATGGGAATGAGTTCCATCATGGGAGCCATTAACGTAATTGTCACAATCGTCAATATGCGTGCCCCTGGTATGACTTGGATGAAGTTACCTCTGTTTGTCTGGACCTGGCTTATAACCGCCTTCCTCTTGATCGCCGTGATGCCTGTTCTCGCTGGTACTGTGACCATGGTACTGACCGATAAATACTTCGGCACCAGCTTCTTCGATGCCGCTGGTGGTGGCGATCCTGTGATGTTCCAGCATATATTCTGGTTCTTCGGCCATCCCGAAGTTTACATCATGATTTTACCCTCCTTCGGTATCATCTCAGCCATCGTGCCCACCTTTAGTCGAAAACCGCTTTTTGGTTATTCATCTATGGTGTATGCAACGGCGAGTATCGCAATACTTTCATTCCTAGTCTGGGCACACCATATGTTCACCACAGGTATGCCGGTATTTGCAGAACTCTTCTTCATGTACTGTACGATGCTTATCGCAGTCCCTACTGGGGTAAAGGTATTCAACTGGGTTGCGACCATGTGGCGGGGATCGATAACGTTCGAAACCCCCATGTTATTTGCTATCGCCTTTATCATTCTGTTTACCATAGGCGGCTTCTCCGGCTTGATGCTCGCCATTACTCCAGCTGATTTTCAATATCATGACACCTATTTTGTCGTTGCCCATTTCCACTACGTACTCGTTACCGGCGCCATATTTTCAATTATGGCGGCGGTCTACTATTGGATACCTAAGTGGACAGGCTATATGTACGATGAGAAGTGGGGCAAGATTCATTTTTGGTGCTCTGTCATTTCGGTCAACGTGTTGTTTTTCCCCATGCATTTCTTAGGCTTAGCAGGCATGCCACGACGTATCCCTGATTATGCGGTGCAGTTTGCCGACGTAAATCAGATTGTTTCAATTGGAGGTTTTGCCTTTGGTTTATCACAGTTCATATTACTTTACGTGGTAATAAAGTGCATTCGTGGAGGCGTTAAAGCACCGGCAAAACCATGGGAAGGTGCAGAGGGACTCGAGTGGACAATACCAAGCCCCGCTCCATATCACTCATTTACTACTCCCCCTGAGGTGAAATAG
- a CDS encoding cytochrome c oxidase assembly protein, with protein MPDEKVNSNKKLITMLIAGAIGMFGFGFALVPLYDVLCEQLGINGKTSSTASSYKPMIIDTSRTVTIEFMAQIQSDMPWEFKPEMKRMQVHPGELIRTNFKAVNLSSEEILGQAIPSVSPGQGAAYFNKTECFCFNQQRLTAEASAELPLIFFVDPDLPESISTLTLSYTLYNITNRGYVDDVEQGATR; from the coding sequence ATGCCGGATGAGAAGGTTAACTCAAACAAGAAATTAATTACTATGCTTATAGCGGGTGCTATCGGTATGTTTGGGTTTGGCTTCGCCTTAGTTCCTCTCTACGACGTATTGTGCGAACAACTTGGTATCAATGGAAAAACCAGTAGTACGGCAAGTAGCTATAAACCGATGATCATAGATACAAGTCGTACAGTAACCATAGAGTTTATGGCGCAGATACAAAGTGATATGCCTTGGGAGTTTAAGCCTGAAATGAAGCGTATGCAGGTCCATCCTGGCGAGCTTATCAGAACAAACTTTAAGGCTGTTAACCTCTCATCCGAAGAGATACTCGGTCAGGCGATCCCATCTGTATCACCTGGTCAGGGAGCCGCCTACTTCAATAAAACTGAATGCTTCTGCTTTAATCAACAAAGGTTAACAGCTGAAGCCAGCGCAGAGTTACCGCTGATATTTTTTGTGGATCCGGATTTACCAGAATCCATATCAACGTTGACTCTCTCTTATACCCTCTACAACATCACAAATCGTGGATATGTTGATGATGTAGAGCAAGGAGCGACAAGATGA
- a CDS encoding SCO family protein, translating to MSKRLSILVFAVFSLVLLGLGGVTAVQFRSNNAAPELSTSFLFPTPKKLAPFTLKDQHGELFSNLQLANKWSLFFIGYTACPDVCPTTMGKLTAAYPELLKDIDLQIIFLSVDPQRDTQDKLLSYMDFFNPEFTAVTGEHSQLFPLTRDLGFVYAMVGEGQNYQVDHSASMALISPQGNKVAVIKPKSSTPGTLPQILTKELISDIRKISKIKNM from the coding sequence ATGAGCAAGCGACTGTCTATTCTAGTGTTTGCAGTATTTAGCCTAGTGTTATTGGGCTTAGGTGGCGTGACAGCAGTCCAATTTAGATCAAATAATGCTGCGCCCGAACTTTCAACCAGTTTTCTCTTTCCTACTCCTAAAAAATTAGCTCCGTTTACACTGAAAGATCAACATGGCGAGTTGTTTTCTAACCTACAACTAGCCAATAAATGGAGCTTGTTCTTTATTGGATACACCGCGTGTCCTGATGTGTGCCCTACAACCATGGGGAAACTAACGGCTGCATATCCTGAACTATTGAAAGATATAGATCTGCAAATTATCTTCCTCTCAGTTGATCCACAAAGAGACACTCAGGATAAATTACTTTCTTATATGGATTTCTTTAATCCAGAGTTTACAGCAGTAACTGGGGAGCACTCCCAACTGTTTCCTCTAACCCGCGATTTAGGCTTTGTCTACGCCATGGTCGGAGAAGGACAAAATTATCAGGTAGATCATAGTGCCTCTATGGCACTAATATCTCCTCAGGGAAACAAGGTTGCCGTCATCAAACCTAAGTCTTCAACACCTGGAACCTTGCCACAAATTTTGACCAAGGAACTCATCTCAGACATACGCAAGATCAGCAAAATCAAAAACATGTAA
- a CDS encoding cytochrome c oxidase subunit 3 — protein sequence MTTKHENYYVPAQSAWPIIGAVGLFLIAFGAGSYVQQLKTEGGSGGYILLAGIAVIIYMIFGWFRTVIAESMSGLYSKQMDRSFRQGMSWFIFSEVMFFAAFFGALLYARMIAVPWLGGDSNNAMTNELLWPGFEAVWPLVTTPDGTKTEAMGWTGLPLYNTIILLTSSITLHMAHVSLEKGKRSAIAVWLGITILLGICFLGLQVEEYIHAYQEMGLTLDSGVYGSTFFLLTGFHGMHVTLGTVFLFVLFVRVLKGHFTPDKHFAFQAGSWYWHFVDVVWLCLFIFVYVL from the coding sequence ATGACAACGAAGCACGAAAATTATTATGTTCCGGCTCAAAGCGCCTGGCCTATTATAGGGGCCGTTGGATTATTCCTTATCGCGTTTGGTGCAGGCAGTTATGTACAACAGCTTAAAACCGAAGGTGGTAGTGGTGGGTACATTTTACTCGCTGGAATAGCCGTTATTATCTATATGATTTTTGGTTGGTTCAGAACCGTTATTGCTGAGTCCATGAGTGGACTCTATTCCAAACAGATGGATCGTTCATTTAGGCAAGGAATGAGTTGGTTTATTTTTTCTGAAGTCATGTTCTTTGCAGCATTTTTTGGTGCCCTGCTCTATGCCAGAATGATCGCGGTACCTTGGCTAGGAGGAGACTCTAACAATGCCATGACCAATGAACTTCTTTGGCCAGGCTTCGAAGCTGTTTGGCCTCTGGTTACCACACCTGATGGAACAAAAACCGAAGCTATGGGCTGGACTGGTTTACCTCTTTATAACACTATAATCCTGCTAACATCTTCTATTACCCTACATATGGCCCATGTTAGCCTTGAAAAAGGCAAGCGTTCTGCAATCGCAGTATGGCTTGGCATAACTATCTTACTTGGTATCTGCTTCTTAGGCCTTCAAGTCGAAGAGTATATTCATGCCTATCAGGAGATGGGGCTTACGTTAGACTCTGGTGTTTATGGCAGTACTTTCTTCCTGCTTACTGGCTTCCATGGTATGCATGTTACGTTAGGCACCGTGTTCTTATTTGTGCTGTTTGTACGAGTGTTAAAGGGACATTTCACTCCTGACAAGCATTTTGCTTTTCAGGCAGGAAGCTGGTATTGGCACTTTGTCGATGTAGTGTGGTTATGTTTATTTATCTTTGTTTATGTCCTCTAA
- a CDS encoding COX15/CtaA family protein, with protein MKLSPLLKITIIFTFCVILMGAYTRLSDAGLGCPDWPGCYGMIKVPSQAHELTQVQNNFPGHEVKPKKAWLEMIHRYIAGALGLLVLLIFILCLKNNETPKKLPTVIALLIVFQAALGMWTVTMKLMPIVVMSHLIGGFSLVSLLLLLYLRTKPLRIPGGDAIARKLAPLALTCLGVLILQIMIGGWTSSNYAALACTSLPICEGDWYNNLKLTQAFNPFQEVHDSYEFGVLDYASRMTIHVVHRFGAIVTAGMLFWLAFKLYKQSQSSLLKRSAVLLVLLVCLQVGLGISNVVLHLPLGIAVSHNAGAAFLLLNLVFINYALWRKA; from the coding sequence ATGAAGCTCTCCCCATTACTTAAAATTACCATCATATTCACCTTTTGTGTCATCTTGATGGGGGCCTACACCCGACTATCGGATGCAGGTCTTGGCTGCCCTGACTGGCCAGGGTGTTACGGTATGATAAAAGTGCCAAGCCAAGCCCATGAACTCACCCAAGTTCAAAATAACTTCCCAGGTCATGAAGTCAAGCCTAAAAAGGCTTGGTTAGAGATGATACATAGATATATCGCTGGGGCCTTAGGTCTATTAGTCCTGTTGATATTTATTCTTTGCCTTAAAAATAATGAAACACCTAAAAAACTGCCTACCGTTATTGCACTACTAATCGTATTCCAAGCGGCACTCGGCATGTGGACAGTAACGATGAAACTAATGCCCATTGTGGTCATGTCTCATCTTATTGGTGGCTTCAGCTTAGTGTCTTTGCTTCTTTTACTTTACTTAAGAACAAAACCTTTAAGGATCCCCGGAGGAGATGCGATCGCTCGAAAACTAGCACCTCTGGCGCTAACTTGCCTCGGTGTATTGATTTTACAAATAATGATTGGTGGCTGGACCTCTTCCAATTACGCTGCACTTGCTTGTACCTCGTTGCCTATTTGTGAGGGAGATTGGTATAACAACCTCAAGCTCACTCAGGCTTTTAATCCCTTTCAAGAAGTTCACGACAGCTATGAATTCGGGGTATTAGATTATGCTTCGAGAATGACAATACATGTAGTGCATCGATTTGGGGCGATAGTGACGGCTGGTATGTTGTTTTGGTTAGCCTTTAAATTATATAAGCAATCTCAATCATCACTGTTAAAACGTTCGGCAGTACTACTTGTTTTGCTCGTATGTTTGCAGGTTGGATTAGGGATCAGCAATGTTGTACTTCACTTACCTTTAGGCATCGCCGTTTCTCATAACGCTGGAGCAGCCTTCTTGCTTCTAAATTTAGTGTTTATCAACTATGCCCTATGGCGTAAAGCATAA
- a CDS encoding DUF2909 family protein, with protein MNTLLVFKFILVLLLLFILFNLARALLVLVKGESKVPMSQYLGRRVIFSVLVVLLLLGALATGVITPNPRPY; from the coding sequence GTGAATACATTATTAGTGTTTAAATTTATCTTAGTACTGCTACTGCTTTTCATCTTATTTAATCTTGCTCGAGCCCTATTGGTTCTCGTGAAAGGAGAGAGTAAGGTTCCTATGAGTCAATATCTTGGTCGTAGGGTGATCTTCTCAGTGTTGGTGGTGCTATTGTTGTTAGGTGCCTTAGCAACAGGGGTCATTACTCCCAATCCAAGACCCTACTGA
- a CDS encoding SURF1 family protein, which yields MLLTIATVSLFLLLVKLGFWQLSRAELKEDIQSQLTARQVSVPLSFDQLLDLPPSEPLTGYRLNTKIHPIGNKVFLLDNQTFKGQVGYLAIQALQVTPDTPWLLVELGFVPAGNDRRLLPQFPHISQTQTLEGRLYQKQTNPMSSALMAENGWPKRIQNLNIPQIEEMLNHAVALAVFQPTSISGSSLPHPWKPIPMSAQKHLGYALQWFSLALAFALLMIYFIRSELKNK from the coding sequence GTGCTGCTCACTATTGCTACTGTGAGTCTGTTTCTGCTTTTGGTCAAGTTAGGTTTCTGGCAACTATCTCGTGCTGAGCTTAAAGAAGATATCCAATCACAACTTACTGCCAGACAAGTTTCAGTGCCACTATCATTTGATCAACTACTCGATCTTCCGCCCTCGGAACCGCTGACAGGGTATCGGCTCAACACTAAGATACATCCCATTGGAAACAAAGTATTCTTACTGGATAATCAAACATTTAAGGGACAAGTTGGCTATTTAGCTATTCAAGCCTTACAGGTCACACCTGATACTCCTTGGTTACTGGTCGAATTAGGATTTGTTCCTGCTGGCAACGATAGACGGTTACTTCCCCAATTCCCCCATATAAGCCAAACTCAAACCTTGGAGGGACGTTTATATCAAAAGCAAACAAACCCAATGAGTTCAGCGCTTATGGCAGAAAACGGGTGGCCTAAAAGAATTCAAAATTTAAATATTCCTCAAATAGAAGAAATGTTAAACCACGCTGTCGCATTAGCTGTATTTCAACCCACAAGTATCTCAGGGAGCTCCCTACCACATCCATGGAAACCTATCCCAATGTCAGCTCAAAAACACTTAGGATACGCCTTACAGTGGTTTTCACTGGCATTAGCTTTTGCTTTACTTATGATCTATTTCATTAGAAGCGAATTAAAAAACAAATAG
- a CDS encoding STAS domain-containing protein, whose protein sequence is MSDQTIKLDSEITIRNIQPVFSQLSELFTQTEILHIDASQLSRVDTAGAQLLHLFSRTCDARSLKVDWLGCQPDLLTNLRELGIILPHLQVDTLEENSL, encoded by the coding sequence ATGTCAGATCAAACTATTAAATTGGATTCGGAAATAACGATACGAAATATTCAGCCGGTATTCTCTCAACTTTCTGAGCTATTTACACAAACTGAAATACTTCATATCGACGCAAGCCAATTATCCAGAGTTGACACAGCTGGTGCACAGCTGCTTCATCTATTTTCCAGAACATGTGATGCCCGCTCTCTAAAAGTCGACTGGCTAGGTTGCCAACCGGACCTTTTGACTAACTTAAGAGAGTTAGGAATCATACTTCCACACCTGCAAGTGGATACACTTGAGGAGAATTCCCTATGA
- the cyoE gene encoding heme o synthase: MAKPLSISSASNAAQSQPLQWRAYYEMTKPKVVALMLLTVLVGMCLAVPGSVPLQALIFGMLGIGMMAGAAAAFNHLIDRRIDGLMARTYNRPLPKGKVSITKALTFSISLAVIGFILLYTLVNELTAWLTFASLLGYAVIYTAYLKRATPQNIVVGGLAGAMPPLLGWTAVTGEFHGNALLLVIIIFAWTPPHFWALAIHRKAEYAKVDIPMLPVTHGTEFTKTCILLYTILLAIACLLPVLVGMCGPVYLVGSTLLSCGFIYKSWELKYDDKPGLAMQVFRFSIYHLMLLFIVLLVDHYLWV, translated from the coding sequence ATGGCAAAACCACTTTCGATTTCATCAGCAAGCAATGCAGCCCAAAGCCAACCACTTCAATGGCGCGCCTATTACGAGATGACAAAACCTAAAGTCGTCGCTCTTATGTTACTCACCGTTTTGGTTGGTATGTGCCTTGCTGTACCAGGCTCAGTTCCTCTACAAGCCTTAATCTTTGGGATGCTAGGCATAGGAATGATGGCGGGAGCTGCGGCTGCTTTTAACCACTTAATTGATCGTAGGATCGATGGGTTAATGGCTCGAACTTATAACCGGCCTTTGCCAAAAGGTAAAGTGTCTATCACTAAAGCTCTTACCTTCTCAATATCTTTAGCGGTTATCGGTTTTATCTTACTCTACACTTTAGTCAATGAATTAACAGCTTGGCTAACCTTCGCCAGTTTACTTGGTTACGCCGTCATCTATACTGCTTACCTAAAACGAGCAACACCTCAAAATATCGTCGTGGGTGGACTCGCAGGAGCCATGCCGCCTCTATTAGGCTGGACAGCGGTAACGGGTGAGTTTCATGGTAATGCTCTGCTACTTGTGATCATTATCTTTGCTTGGACTCCGCCCCACTTCTGGGCTCTAGCCATTCACAGAAAAGCAGAATATGCCAAAGTAGACATTCCGATGCTACCAGTCACTCACGGCACTGAATTTACCAAAACCTGTATCTTGCTATACACCATCTTGCTCGCCATCGCATGCCTTTTACCAGTGCTAGTTGGCATGTGTGGACCCGTATATTTAGTGGGTTCTACCCTACTTAGCTGTGGGTTTATCTATAAATCCTGGGAGCTAAAATATGATGATAAACCAGGTCTTGCAATGCAGGTTTTCCGTTTCTCTATCTATCATCTGATGTTGTTATTCATCGTACTCTTAGTCGATCACTATCTCTGGGTTTGA
- a CDS encoding response regulator codes for MKKILAVDDSASMRQMVGFTLKTAGFDVTEACDGDEALKAAQVGEFDLVISDVNMPIMDGLTLIRNLRTLPAYKFTPLLMLTTESGIDKKHEGRSAGATGWIVKPFNPDQLLATVRKVLG; via the coding sequence ATGAAGAAAATACTGGCGGTCGATGACTCGGCTTCAATGCGCCAAATGGTCGGATTTACATTAAAAACAGCAGGTTTTGATGTAACAGAAGCTTGCGATGGAGACGAAGCCCTTAAAGCGGCACAAGTAGGTGAATTCGATCTTGTCATTTCCGATGTAAATATGCCGATTATGGATGGATTAACATTGATCCGTAATTTGCGAACGCTCCCTGCTTACAAGTTCACTCCATTACTCATGTTAACCACTGAATCTGGAATCGATAAGAAGCATGAAGGCCGTTCGGCTGGAGCGACAGGATGGATAGTCAAACCATTCAATCCAGACCAATTACTTGCGACGGTACGCAAAGTACTAGGTTAA